One Phoenix dactylifera cultivar Barhee BC4 chromosome 8, palm_55x_up_171113_PBpolish2nd_filt_p, whole genome shotgun sequence genomic window carries:
- the LOC103708754 gene encoding beta-glucuronosyltransferase GlcAT14A-like — translation MDTKLSPPPPPQQQRKWAVPLLASLLLLASLLFFSSGQTLLFLSFSQIPSSSSSAINEPLFVEPKLRLPPLPATPARSVPRLAFLISGSAGDGSSLRRTLRALYHPNNRYVLHLDLEAPPAERLELAAAVRGDPVYARFGNVRVVARANLVTYRGPTMVANTLHAAAILLRDAGDWDWFINLSASDYPLVTQDDLLHVLSSLPRYLNFIEHTSDIGWKEYQRAKPVIIDPGLYKLQKSDVFWVTEKRSVPTAFKLFTGSAWMMLSHQFIEFCLWGWDNLPRTVLMYYANFLSSPEGYFHTVICNAPEFRNTTVNHDLHFISWDNPPKQHPHFLTLDDFSRMVDSNAPFARKFGRDDAVLDKIDKELLGRDADGFVPGGWYGALKMDGNDTHDIVRNRNELRPGPGAERLKRLITGLLSADGFDEKHCL, via the exons ATGGACACGAAGctctcgccgccgccgccgccgcagcaGCAGCGGAAGTGGGCGGTACCGCTCCTagcctctcttctcctcttggcctccctcctcttcttctcctccggccagacCCTCCTCTTCCTGTCCTTCTCCCagatcccctcctcctcctcctccgccatcaACGAGCCCCTCTTCGTCGAGCCCAAGCTCCGCCTACCCCCGCTCCCCGCCACCCCCGCCCGCTCCGTACCCCGCCTCGCCTTCCTCATCTCCGGCTCCGCCGGCGACGGCAGCAGCCTCAGGCGGACCCTTCGGGCGCTCTACCACCCGAACAACCGCTACGTGCTGCACCTCGACCTGGAGGCCCCCCCGGCGGAGCGCCTCGAGCTCGCCGCCGCCGTCCGCGGCGACCCCGTCTACGCCCGCTTCGGCAACGTCCGGGTCGTCGCCCGGGCCAACCTCGTCACCTACCGGGGCCCCACCATGGTCGCCAACACGCTACACGCCGCGGCGATCCTCCTCAGGGATGCCGGCGATTGGGATTGGTTCATCAACCTCAGCGCCTCCGACTACCCCCTTGTCACCCAGGACG ATCTGCTCCACGTGCTTTCAAGTTTGCCAAGATATCTGAATTTTATCGAGCATACAAGCGACATTGGATGGAAGGA GTACCAAAGGGCCAAGCCTGTTATCATAGACCCTGGGCTGTATAAGTTGCAGAAGTCGGACGTGTTTTGGGTTACAGAGAAGAGGAGTGTACCTACCGCATTCAAGCTCTTTACAG GCTCTGCTTGGATGATGCTTTCTCATCAGTTCATAGAATTCTGCTTATGGGGATGGGACAACCTTCCACGGACAGTCCTAATGTACTACGCAAATTTTCTTTCCTCGCCTGAGGGATACTTCCATACAGTGATCTGCAATGCACCAGAATTCCGCAACACCACTGTTAATCATGACCTCCATTTCATATCTTGGGACAACCCCCCAAAGCAGCATCCGCACTTCCTCACTCTGGATGACTTCTCGAGAATGGTAGACAGCAATGCTCCTTTTGCAAGGAAGTTTGGCAGAGATGATGCAGTGCTCGACAAGATCGACAAAGAGCTCTTGGGTCGTGATGCTGATGGATTTGTGCCTGGTGGATGGTATGGTGCATTAAAGATGGATGGTAATGATACACACGACATTGTGAGGAATAGGAATGAGCTCAGGCCTGGGCCCGGTGCTGAGAGGCTTAAACGCCTCATCACAGGTTTGCTTTCGGCGGATGGCTTCGATGAGAAGCATTGCCTTTGA